The following coding sequences lie in one Vicugna pacos chromosome 5, VicPac4, whole genome shotgun sequence genomic window:
- the ATIC gene encoding bifunctional purine biosynthesis protein ATIC isoform X1, whose protein sequence is MAPGQLALFSVSDKTGLVEFARNLASVGLNLIASGGTAKALRDAGLAVRDVSELTGFPEMLGGRVKTLHPAVHAGILARSIPEDSADMARLDFNLIRVVVCNLYPFAKTVASPDVTVEEAVEQIDIGGVTLLRAAAKNHARVTVVCEPEDYVAVSAEMQGSDSKDTSLETRRQLALKAFTHTAQYDEAISEYFRKEYSKGISQMPLRYGMNPHQTPAQLYTLKPRLPITVLNGAPGFINLCDALNAWQLVKELKETLGIPAAASFKHVSPAGAAVGIPLSEDEARVCMVHDLYKTLTPISTAYARARGADRMSSFGDFVALSDVCDVPTAKIISREVSDGIVAPGYEDEALKILSKKKNGNYCVLQMDQSYKPDENEVRTLFGLRLSQKRNNGVIDRSLFSNVVTKNKDLPESALRDLIVATIAVKYTQSNSVCYAKNGQVIGIGAGQQSRIHCTRLAGDKANYWWLRHHPQVLSMKFKTGVKRAEISNAIDQYVTGTIGEGEDLVKWKALFEEVPELLTEAEKKDWVDKLNEVSISSDAFFPFRDNVDRAKRSGVAYIAAPSGSAADKVVIEACDELGIILAHTNLRLFHH, encoded by the exons ATGGCGCCCGGCCAGCTCG CCTTGTTTAGTGTCTCTGACAAAACCGGCCTTGTTGAATTTGCCAGGAACTTAGCTTCTGTTGGTTTGAATCTGATCGCTTCTGGAGGGACTGCAAAAGCTCTCAGAGATGCTGGTCTGGCAGTCAG agatgtctCTGAGCTAACAGGATTTCCTGAAATGTTAGGGGGGCGTGTGAAGACCTTACATCCTGCAGTCCATGCTG GAATCTTGGCTCGCAGTATCCCAGAAGATAGTGCTGACATGGCCAGACTTGATTTCAATCTTATAAG AGTTGTCGTTTGTAATCTGTATCCCTTTGCGAAGACAGTGGCTTCTCCAGATGTAACtgttgaagaggctgtggagcaaATTGACATTG GTGGAGTGACCCTGCTGAGAGCGGCAGCCAAAAACCACGCTCGAGTGACAGTAGTGTGTGAACCGGAGGACTACGTGGCCGTGTCCGCAGAGATGCAGGGCTCCGACAGCAAGGACACATCTTTGGAGACGAGACGCCAGTTAGCCTTAAAG GCTTTCACGCATACGGCACAATATGATGAAGCAATTTCAGAGTACTTCAGGAAAGAGTATAGTAAAGGAATATCTCAGATGCCCTTGAGATATGGAATGAACCCTCATCAAACCCCTGCCCAGTTATACACGCTGAAGCCCAGGCTTCCCATCACAG TTCTAAATGGAGCCCCTGGTTTTATAAACTTGTGTGATGCTTTGAATGCCTGGCAGCTGGTAAAGGAACTCAAAGAAACTTTAGGCATTCCAGCTGCCGCCTCTTTCAAACACGTCAGCCCAGCAG GCGCTGCTGTTGGAATTCCACTCAGTGAAGATGAAGCCAGAGTCTGCATGGTCCATGATCTGTACAAAACCCTCACACCCATATCCACTGCATATGCAAGAGCAAGAG gGGCCGATAGGATGTCTTCCTTTGGTGACTTTGTTGCGTTATCTGATGTTTGTGATGTCCCTACTGCCAAAATTATCTCCCGGGAG GTGTCTGATGGTATTGTTGCCCCGGGATATGAAGACGAAGCTTTGAAAAtactttctaaaaagaaaaatgggaactACTGTGTTCTTCAG ATGGACCAATCTTACAAACCAGATGAAAATGAAGTTCGAACTCTCTTTGGTCTTCGTTTAAGCCAGAAGAGAAATAATGGTGTCATCGACAGGTCATTATTTAGCAACGTTGTTACCAAGAATAAGGAT TTGCCGGAATCTGCGCTCAGAGACCTCATTGTAGCCACCATTGCTGTCAAGTATACTCAGTCTAACTCTGTGTGCTATGCCAAGAACGGGCAG GTTATTGGCATCGGAGCAGGACAGCAGTCTCGGATACACTGCACCCGCCTTGCAGGGGATAAGGCAAACTATTGGTGGCTTAGGCATCACCCACAAGTGCTGTCAATGAAGTTTAAAACTGGAGTGAAGAGAGCAGAAATCTCCAATGCCATTGATCAATACGTAACTGGGACCATCGGCGAG ggtGAAGATTTGGTGAAGTGGAAGGCACTGTTTGAGGAGGTCCCTGAGTTATTAACTGAGGCAGAGAAGAAGGACTGGGTTGACAAACTTAATGAAGTTTCCATCAGCTCTgatgctttctttcctttcaggGACAATGTAGACAGAGCCAAGAGG AGTGGCGTGGCCTACATCGCTGCTCCGTCCGGTTCCGCCGCCGACAAGGTCGTGATTGAGGCTTGCGATGAGCTGGGAATAATCCTCGCTCACACGAACCTTCGGCTGTTCCATCACTGA
- the ATIC gene encoding bifunctional purine biosynthesis protein ATIC isoform X2 produces MLGGRVKTLHPAVHAGILARSIPEDSADMARLDFNLIRVVVCNLYPFAKTVASPDVTVEEAVEQIDIGGVTLLRAAAKNHARVTVVCEPEDYVAVSAEMQGSDSKDTSLETRRQLALKAFTHTAQYDEAISEYFRKEYSKGISQMPLRYGMNPHQTPAQLYTLKPRLPITVLNGAPGFINLCDALNAWQLVKELKETLGIPAAASFKHVSPAGAAVGIPLSEDEARVCMVHDLYKTLTPISTAYARARGADRMSSFGDFVALSDVCDVPTAKIISREVSDGIVAPGYEDEALKILSKKKNGNYCVLQMDQSYKPDENEVRTLFGLRLSQKRNNGVIDRSLFSNVVTKNKDLPESALRDLIVATIAVKYTQSNSVCYAKNGQVIGIGAGQQSRIHCTRLAGDKANYWWLRHHPQVLSMKFKTGVKRAEISNAIDQYVTGTIGEGEDLVKWKALFEEVPELLTEAEKKDWVDKLNEVSISSDAFFPFRDNVDRAKRSGVAYIAAPSGSAADKVVIEACDELGIILAHTNLRLFHH; encoded by the exons ATGTTAGGGGGGCGTGTGAAGACCTTACATCCTGCAGTCCATGCTG GAATCTTGGCTCGCAGTATCCCAGAAGATAGTGCTGACATGGCCAGACTTGATTTCAATCTTATAAG AGTTGTCGTTTGTAATCTGTATCCCTTTGCGAAGACAGTGGCTTCTCCAGATGTAACtgttgaagaggctgtggagcaaATTGACATTG GTGGAGTGACCCTGCTGAGAGCGGCAGCCAAAAACCACGCTCGAGTGACAGTAGTGTGTGAACCGGAGGACTACGTGGCCGTGTCCGCAGAGATGCAGGGCTCCGACAGCAAGGACACATCTTTGGAGACGAGACGCCAGTTAGCCTTAAAG GCTTTCACGCATACGGCACAATATGATGAAGCAATTTCAGAGTACTTCAGGAAAGAGTATAGTAAAGGAATATCTCAGATGCCCTTGAGATATGGAATGAACCCTCATCAAACCCCTGCCCAGTTATACACGCTGAAGCCCAGGCTTCCCATCACAG TTCTAAATGGAGCCCCTGGTTTTATAAACTTGTGTGATGCTTTGAATGCCTGGCAGCTGGTAAAGGAACTCAAAGAAACTTTAGGCATTCCAGCTGCCGCCTCTTTCAAACACGTCAGCCCAGCAG GCGCTGCTGTTGGAATTCCACTCAGTGAAGATGAAGCCAGAGTCTGCATGGTCCATGATCTGTACAAAACCCTCACACCCATATCCACTGCATATGCAAGAGCAAGAG gGGCCGATAGGATGTCTTCCTTTGGTGACTTTGTTGCGTTATCTGATGTTTGTGATGTCCCTACTGCCAAAATTATCTCCCGGGAG GTGTCTGATGGTATTGTTGCCCCGGGATATGAAGACGAAGCTTTGAAAAtactttctaaaaagaaaaatgggaactACTGTGTTCTTCAG ATGGACCAATCTTACAAACCAGATGAAAATGAAGTTCGAACTCTCTTTGGTCTTCGTTTAAGCCAGAAGAGAAATAATGGTGTCATCGACAGGTCATTATTTAGCAACGTTGTTACCAAGAATAAGGAT TTGCCGGAATCTGCGCTCAGAGACCTCATTGTAGCCACCATTGCTGTCAAGTATACTCAGTCTAACTCTGTGTGCTATGCCAAGAACGGGCAG GTTATTGGCATCGGAGCAGGACAGCAGTCTCGGATACACTGCACCCGCCTTGCAGGGGATAAGGCAAACTATTGGTGGCTTAGGCATCACCCACAAGTGCTGTCAATGAAGTTTAAAACTGGAGTGAAGAGAGCAGAAATCTCCAATGCCATTGATCAATACGTAACTGGGACCATCGGCGAG ggtGAAGATTTGGTGAAGTGGAAGGCACTGTTTGAGGAGGTCCCTGAGTTATTAACTGAGGCAGAGAAGAAGGACTGGGTTGACAAACTTAATGAAGTTTCCATCAGCTCTgatgctttctttcctttcaggGACAATGTAGACAGAGCCAAGAGG AGTGGCGTGGCCTACATCGCTGCTCCGTCCGGTTCCGCCGCCGACAAGGTCGTGATTGAGGCTTGCGATGAGCTGGGAATAATCCTCGCTCACACGAACCTTCGGCTGTTCCATCACTGA